Proteins from one Rosa chinensis cultivar Old Blush chromosome 7, RchiOBHm-V2, whole genome shotgun sequence genomic window:
- the LOC112178250 gene encoding pentatricopeptide repeat-containing protein At5g66520 produces MVTGFSQNLRFSESFKAFSRMRSVGESPTQFAFASIIRACVVLGSVEVGRQLHSFALKLGLACELFVGSNLVDMYLKCGFMVDACKVFEEIPSKDAASWTSMIDGYTKSGDLRQLYGTCQFGIGSRNIVSYSSPINGYVKIDEIKKAFSVSVDLQRGVGVEPNQFTFSNLVKACTSQAALEQGIQLHAKVVKFNFDRDNFVPSVLVDMYGKCGLLNHSIQVFDEVATPTQVAWNSLLSAFAVHGLGNDVLKTFSRMVQARVKPNAITFISLLTGCSHSGLVEESLKYFYSMEKTYGIVPRAGHYSCIIGLLGGAKRLEKAEDFINSMRMQPNTFGWFLHHSW; encoded by the exons ATGGTAACTGGGTTTTCTCAGAACTTAAGGTTCTCGGAGAGTTTCAAGGCCTTTTCCAGGATGAGAAGTGTTGGGGAGAGCCCGACCCAGTTTGCATTTGCAAGTATCATTAGAGCTTGTGTGGTTCTTGGGTCGGTTGAGGTTGGGAGGCAGCTGCATTCTTTTGCTTTGAAATTGGGCTTGGCTTGTGAGCTGTTTGTGGGTAGTAACTTGGTGGATATGTATTTGAAATGTGGGTTCATGGTTGATGCTTGTAAGGTTTTCGAGGAAATACCGAGTAAGGATGCTGCGTCATGGACTTCGATGATTGATGGGTATACAAAGAGTGGAGATTTGAGGCAGCTTTATGGA ACTTGTCAGTTTGGCATTGGAAGTAGAAATATTGTGTCGTATTCCTCTCCCATCAATGGTTATGTCAAGATTGATGAAATCAAGAAGGCTTTTAGTGTGTCTGTTGACTTACAGAGGGGGGTGGGAGTTGAGCCTAATCAGTTCACTTTTTCTAACTTGGTCAAGGCTTGTACCAGCCAAGCTGCACTTGAACAAGGGATCCAACTTCATGCTAAGGTGGTCAAGTTTAATTTTGATAGAGACAATTTTGTGCCTTCTGTTCTTGTTGATATGTATGGTAAATGTGGGTTACTTAATCATTCAATACAAGTGTTTGACGAGGTAGCCACCCCGACTCAAGTAGCATGGAATTCATTGCTAAGTGCATTTGCAGTTCATGGCTTAGGAAATGACGTCTTGAAAACTTTTAGTAGAATGGTCCAGGCAAGAGTGAAACCAAATGCAATAACATTTATCAGTCTTTTAACAGGGTGTAGCCATTCCGGATTGGTAGAGGAAAGTTTAAAGTACTTTTACTCTATGGAGAAAACATATGGAATAGTACCTAGAGCTGGACATTACTCTTGCATTATTGGTTTACTTGGCGGGGCAAAAAGGCTTGAAAAGGCTGAAGATTTTATTAACAGCATGCGAATGCAGCCAAATACTTTTGGGTGGTTCTTGCACCATTCATGGTGA
- the LOC112178251 gene encoding uncharacterized protein LOC112178251: protein MATFRRTMANYDLIDMGFVGSRFTWSNKRKAIKKLRWRKITKQFRFEECWHENPRCGELIQQSWSKPSTGSALQQAALKIQDTGNTLMQWYSSKLNNQNAEMRIIQEKLNDLMRRPYSLEQYEEQRLLHVKHNQLLAQQEKRATNRKSKNLIRGLIDEQGQWQVEPNEIQRLLLSYFKKVFSTESTNLEAIEAIVQATPTKVSSEMNESLMQQYSDEEIKTALFQMHPSKSPGPDEGLSAFITNAMQCNLIQGMKMCPHAPTLHHLFFADDSLLFGTATTAECLAFKHILNVYKQASRQKVHFQKSIMVFSKNVDIDLQNSLASILEVERKAEHDKHLGLPLRVGKFKTEKFAYIKERLPKKLISWMSKILSCAGKEILIKAVAQTMPLYAMNCYLLPKNLCDDIHQLCASFFWGDTDEKKKIHWRSWERLCLTKQEGGMGLKNIYAYNLAMLAKQG from the exons ATGGCCACGTTTCGAAGAACTATGGCCAACTATGATCTTATTGATATGGGATTTGTGGGCAGTCGCTTTACGTGGAGCAATAAGCGTAAAGCAATAA AAAAACTACGGTGGAGGAAAATCACAAAGCagtttcggtttgaagaatgtTGGCATGAAAACCCTAGATGTGGGGAACTAATACAACAATCCTGGTCCAAACCATCTACTGGTAGTGCACTACAACAGGCTGCCCTAAAAATTCAAGATACTGGAAATACTTTGATGCAGTGGTACTCATCTAAGCTGAATAATCAAAATGCAGAGATGAGAATCATTCAAGAAAAGCTCAATGACCTTATGCGTAGACCTTATTCTTTGGAACAATATGAAGAACAAAGGCTGTTACATGTTAAGCACAATCAACTGTTGGCTCAGCAAGAGAA GAGGGCTACTAATCGTAAGAGCAAGAACCTAATCAGAGGGCTTATTGACGAACAAGGGCAGTGGCAGGTGGAACCAAATGAAATTCAGAGACTCCTACTATCATACTTTAAGAAGGTGTTCTCAACTGAGAGTACCAACTTAGAGGCTATTGAAGCAATTGTACAGGCAACACCAACCAAAGTGTCGTCTGAGATGAATGAAAGTCTTATGCAACAGTACTCAGATGAAGAGATTAAAACTGCACTCTTTCAAATGCATCCATCGAAGAGTCCAGGCCCTGACG AAGGTCTGTCAGCCTTCATCACAAATGCTATGCAATGTAATTTGATTCAGGGCATGAAGATGTGTCCACATGCTCCCACCCTTCATCACCTATTTTTTGCAGATGATTCTTTATTATTTGGAACAGCCACTACCGCAGAATGTCTTGCTTTTAAACACATCCTCAATGTTTATAAGCAAGCCTCTAGACAAAAAGTTCATTTCCAAAAGAGCATTATGGTGTTCAGCAAGAATGTTGATATTGATCTCCAAAATAGTCTGGCATCCATTCTTGAGGTAGAAAGAAAAGCAGAGCATGATAAACACCTTGGCTTACCATTGAGAGTAGGGAAGTTCAAGACAGAAAAGTTTGCTTACATCAAAGAACGATTGCCAAAGAAATTAATTAGCTGGATGTCCAAAATCCTAAGTTGTGCTGGTAAGGAAATCCTCATCAAGGCAGTGGCTCAAACAATGCCTCTTTATGCCATGAATTGTTACTTGCTACCAAAAAACCTCTGTGATGATATCCATCAACTATGTGCTTCATTCTTTTGGGGTGACACtgatgagaagaagaaaattcattGGAGAAGTTGGGAGAGACTTTGCTTAACCAAGCAAGAGGGAGGTATGGGTCTCAAAAACATTTATGCTTATAATCTAGCCATGCTTGCTAAACAAGGATAG